The DNA region TCTATCCTCAGCTTGGCGCCCATGGATCAGCAGCGGCTACTGATTGGCACTTATACCGCTGGGGTGTTTGTTTATGAACATGGCAAAACCCAATTGCTGGCAGACCGTAACTCGGGATTGATTTCCAATGAGGTACGGGCATTGTTGCAAGATACCGATGGCAGCATCTGGATAGGCACGGCGCAGGGGTTAGCACATTGGCATGACGGTAAGATTGACAATCTAACCACGCATGACGGTTTACCGGGTAACTTTGTGGTGGAGCTGTTGCGCTGTGATGACAAGATGTGGATTGGCACAGGTACCGGAATTGCCACATACCAAAACGGCAAGTTCAGCGAAATGCCAATCCATCAGTTCGATCAGGCTGAATACGCCTTTGGTTTCTACCCGCAACCGGATAAGCGACTGCTGTGGGTAGCCACAGACCGGGGGCTGTTGCGCCACCGGCTGGATACAGATGAAACTACGCTCATAGGTAGGCGCAATGGCTTGCCATTTGATAAATTTTTCCAGTTACAGATTGATGGCTTTGGCAATATCTGGATGACTAGCAACCGTGGCATTTTGCGTTTTAGTGAGGCCGATGCCAATGCCGTCGCCGATGGTCGCATCATGACGCTTGCGAGTGTGCTCTACGGGGAAAGTGATGGCATGCTCAGTGCGCAGGCCAATGGTGGTTCGAATCCCACCATGGTAGAGAGTCGCGATGGGACGATCTGGATAGCAACCGCCATGGGGGTAACTTCCGTAAGGCCACAAAGGTTGCAGTTGTTTGCCGAGCATATGCCACAGGTGGTGGTAGAGCGGATCACGTTGGATAGTGAAGCTGTGCCGCTGACCGACAAATTGCTGGTAGATGCCGCGGTGCAGCGTCTGGAAATTCAGTATGCTGGTCTCAGTTTTATTATGCCGACCCGACTGCGGTATCGCACTATGCTAGAGGGGTTTGACCAGGAATGGCGCGATAAAACCGGACAGAATCAGGTGGAGTATACCAACCTTGCGCCAGGTACCTACGAGCTGTATATCCAGGCTGCCAACCCTGGTGGCGGTTGGAGCCCATCCGCCAAACTGACCATAGTGAAACAGCCTTTCTGGTGGCAGACACTCCCGGCAAAATATATGGCGTTAGCGAGCGCCATCCTGTTGATTGTTGGCTTCACTTATTGGCGCACTGCAAATCTGCGGCGTTCAGAACAATATCTGTTGCTGCAAGTCGCCAGTAAAACCGCAGAACTGCAACGGCAGGCAGAAAGTCTGGCCAGTGCTAATCAAGAAAAGTCGGTATTACTTGATAAACTACAGCAGCAAACCTTGGCGTTGGAAGTGCAGGCCAAACAGGACTCACTGACGGGATTGGCTAACCGCCGTGCGTTTGATGAGCATCTGCTGCAAGAATTTACCCGGGCTAAACGGCTGGAGCAGCCATTAACACTGGCGTTCATTGATATTGACCATTTTAAATGGATCAATGATAAATATTCCCACAGTGTTGGTGACAAGGCGCTGATCCGTCTGGCAAAACAACTACAGTTGCATTGCCGAGCCATTGATATTGCGGCGCGCTGGGGCGGTGAGGAATTTTCCTTGTTACTGCCCTCAACCACCACTCAGCAAGCGGTGCAGATTTGTGAACGGTTACGTATTGCCGTAGAAAGCATGGATTGCAGCGACATTGCCACTGGATTGCGGCTGACCGTGAGCATCGGCCTTGCTTGTTCCGATGATGTTGCCGAATCTTGGCAGCAACTGAATGCGGCCGACGATGCGCTGTATCGCGCTAAAAATAATGGCCGTAATCGCGTTGAAAGTTTTGTTTAGCCGTTACTGCGCACTTTGGGGCTGGCGCTGCCGACAGAGCCATAGCGCTAGCGCCATGCAGACACATCCCAGCATTAACCTCGGCCAGTCACTGATGTGGCCGTTCCAAAACCACACATTTACCATGATCCCGGCAGGGATCAACATGTTATTCATCACCGCCAGTTGCTGAGCGTTGACCTTGGTTGAACCATAGCTCCACCCCAGATATCCCAGCCCGGATGTGACTACGCCTAACCACAGCAACACGCCTTGTTGTAGCGGTGTTTGTGGTAGTTTTGACCAGTCGGCTAATGCCAGCATCGCCGAACAGGTAATCAAAGCCGCCCCTAGAAAAAACCAGGAAAACCGAGTGCGATGGGGCAGTGGATTGTTGCGGCTTTGATGGCGATACCACACTTGACCAAAGGCAAAACAAGCATTCGCGGCCTGGATCAGCGCAAATCCTTTCCAGTAATCGTCACTGAGTTCTGTCCAACGGATCACCGCGGCACCCGCCACCGCCAGTAACGCGGGGGCCCACAGCCGTTTAGGCCAGCGTTTGGCTAACAGGTCGGCAAACAAACTCACGTAAAGCGGTGTAAAAATGGTAAATAACAGCAGTTCCGGTACGCTCAAGTAGTGATAGCTGTGGTACAGAAACAGGTAAGTCATCCCGATTTCAATCGCTCCGGTCGCCATCATGACGAGCGCCTGACGCCAAGGAACGGCTCGCCAGAAAGGTAAAAAAATCAACAAAGCTAATAACATACGGGATGTCACTGCAATATAGTCATCTACTTGGCCGGAAAGATAAGCGCCTATCAGCGAGAATGAGAAAGCCCAGAGAGCAGTGATCAGCCACAGCAACGCCATGTGAATATCCTGAAGAAAGAGTCAGCGGGTGTCTCTGCTTAACGTATGGATAGCGATGACAACCCCGAAAGTGGGGCAGTGTAGCAGATGTATGCGGTCTTGATGCTTGACTGGTGAACAAACAATAAGCAGTTCAACAAGTAAAACAGTGAATGACCTAGAGGATCATTCACTGTCAATCGCGATTATACTCTGAATCCAGCCACCATTTGTTGGAGTTCATTGCCAAGACGCGCCAGTTCACTACTGGATGCTACCGTCTGAGCGCTAGCTGTCGCGGCCTGATCGGCAGCATCACGAACCTTCACGATATTGTGGTTGATCTCTTCTGCAACACAGGTCTGTTCTTCCGCGGCGGTGGCTATCTGTTGTCCCATATCGCGGATATGGTGCGTCAGACTGGTGATGGTATGTAATGCTTCGCCGACGATACCAACATGTTGCACAACGTTTTGGGTACTTTCGTGGCTATCATCCACTTGCGTTGCCGCATCGTGTGCCCCTTGCTGTAATCCTAAGATCAGCGTTTCAATCTCTGAGGTGGAGTTATGGGTGCGTTGTGCCAGATTACGCACTTCGTCAGCCACTACGGCAAAACCACGACCAGATTCTCCCGCTCTAGCGGCCTCAATGGCCGCATTCAGCGCCAGCAGGTTGGTTTGTTCGGCAATACTCTTGATCACATCCATAATGGTGCCAATCTGCTCGCTGCTGCTCACCACATGATGCATCGCCTGTGATGATTGCTGCATTTTCTGGCTCAGCAGCTGCATTTGGGTGATGGTATTGTCCAGTTCCTGATTTGCCGCCGCCGTTTGCTGATCCGTTTGCTCCACTGCCGTAGCTGATTCTTCGGCGTTGCGGGCGACTTCGGCAACCGTTACTGTCATCTCATTGATTGCCGTTGCTACTTGCTCCGTTTCCTGTTTTTGCTGCTGTGCACCGACACTGGTTTGTTCGGTGACCGCCGATAATTCGGTGGCGGATGAGGCTAGTTGTACCGCGCTTTCTTTTACCTGAGTGATCAGCTGTCGCAGGCTCTGTGCCATCGCATCAATCGCATGCATCAACTGACCCATCTCGTCTTTGCGTTTGATATTGCTCTGATGGGTTAGATCGCCATTACCTATCTGTTTGGCAACATTTAATACCTGCTGCAATGGCTGACTAATGCCTCGGCTGATCACCCGTGTTGCGCTGATACCAACAAACAACGCCGCTAGGGTGGCGATGGTGACATAGATATAGGCAGAGTGGGTGATACGTCCTTGCAGGTTGGCCTGTGCCGTGCTTTCCTGATTGGCGGCGTTAACCAGTGTTTGTTCTTCCTGTTCCAGTGCATCACTGTTTTTGCTCAATGCACTGAGCAAACCGGCAACCTCAGAGGCTGTCGCCACATACTGTTTGAAGCTGCTCTCGATATCGGCCAGTTGTTGCTGTTGCGTAGCGGTTAAAGTCAGCTGCTGTAATTGTGTGATAGCGGTGTCAAACGCAGCGGCGGTGCGTTGCAGTTTATCCAAGGCATCATCGCCCCGTAATAGCGCCATAACCAAGAAGCGTGCCTGATAAAAACTTTTATCAAGCCGCGCCGCCCGATGTTGCATCTCTTGGTCACTCGTTGGAAGCGCTGCGGTTAGCTGCTGTGATGAGGTGATGGCATGGGTAATCAGTTGTTCCAGTTGACTTGTTGCGTTAACTCGCGCCTCCACCGATTGTTTAAGTTGCTTGAAAGAGTCGTCATATAGTTGCAGTTGCTGGACGATGGCCTTGAGGCGCTGGGTACTGTCACTACTGTTATTTTGCTGTAAGTCATTGTCTACCAGTGCCTTGGCGGCCTGTATTTGCTGCACGATATGCTCAGCAGTATCGTTATTGAAACTTTTGAGATAAGCCAGTCGGTCACTGGACAGCTGGCTGATGTGATTGTTAAAGGTGATTATATGCTGTTGTTTTGCAGTCTGATCTTCAATTTGGCTGATTACCATCAGACCTATGCCGCCCACCAGCAGAGTTAATAAAAGTACCGCACCAAAACCCGCTCCGAGTTTACGTTTTA from Shewanella dokdonensis includes:
- a CDS encoding ligand-binding sensor domain-containing diguanylate cyclase produces the protein MDQQRLLIGTYTAGVFVYEHGKTQLLADRNSGLISNEVRALLQDTDGSIWIGTAQGLAHWHDGKIDNLTTHDGLPGNFVVELLRCDDKMWIGTGTGIATYQNGKFSEMPIHQFDQAEYAFGFYPQPDKRLLWVATDRGLLRHRLDTDETTLIGRRNGLPFDKFFQLQIDGFGNIWMTSNRGILRFSEADANAVADGRIMTLASVLYGESDGMLSAQANGGSNPTMVESRDGTIWIATAMGVTSVRPQRLQLFAEHMPQVVVERITLDSEAVPLTDKLLVDAAVQRLEIQYAGLSFIMPTRLRYRTMLEGFDQEWRDKTGQNQVEYTNLAPGTYELYIQAANPGGGWSPSAKLTIVKQPFWWQTLPAKYMALASAILLIVGFTYWRTANLRRSEQYLLLQVASKTAELQRQAESLASANQEKSVLLDKLQQQTLALEVQAKQDSLTGLANRRAFDEHLLQEFTRAKRLEQPLTLAFIDIDHFKWINDKYSHSVGDKALIRLAKQLQLHCRAIDIAARWGGEEFSLLLPSTTTQQAVQICERLRIAVESMDCSDIATGLRLTVSIGLACSDDVAESWQQLNAADDALYRAKNNGRNRVESFV
- a CDS encoding EamA family transporter is translated as MALLWLITALWAFSFSLIGAYLSGQVDDYIAVTSRMLLALLIFLPFWRAVPWRQALVMMATGAIEIGMTYLFLYHSYHYLSVPELLLFTIFTPLYVSLFADLLAKRWPKRLWAPALLAVAGAAVIRWTELSDDYWKGFALIQAANACFAFGQVWYRHQSRNNPLPHRTRFSWFFLGAALITCSAMLALADWSKLPQTPLQQGVLLWLGVVTSGLGYLGWSYGSTKVNAQQLAVMNNMLIPAGIMVNVWFWNGHISDWPRLMLGCVCMALALWLCRQRQPQSAQ
- a CDS encoding methyl-accepting chemotaxis protein — protein: MFNDWSVKRKLGAGFGAVLLLTLLVGGIGLMVISQIEDQTAKQQHIITFNNHISQLSSDRLAYLKSFNNDTAEHIVQQIQAAKALVDNDLQQNNSSDSTQRLKAIVQQLQLYDDSFKQLKQSVEARVNATSQLEQLITHAITSSQQLTAALPTSDQEMQHRAARLDKSFYQARFLVMALLRGDDALDKLQRTAAAFDTAITQLQQLTLTATQQQQLADIESSFKQYVATASEVAGLLSALSKNSDALEQEEQTLVNAANQESTAQANLQGRITHSAYIYVTIATLAALFVGISATRVISRGISQPLQQVLNVAKQIGNGDLTHQSNIKRKDEMGQLMHAIDAMAQSLRQLITQVKESAVQLASSATELSAVTEQTSVGAQQQKQETEQVATAINEMTVTVAEVARNAEESATAVEQTDQQTAAANQELDNTITQMQLLSQKMQQSSQAMHHVVSSSEQIGTIMDVIKSIAEQTNLLALNAAIEAARAGESGRGFAVVADEVRNLAQRTHNSTSEIETLILGLQQGAHDAATQVDDSHESTQNVVQHVGIVGEALHTITSLTHHIRDMGQQIATAAEEQTCVAEEINHNIVKVRDAADQAATASAQTVASSSELARLGNELQQMVAGFRV